One Oryza sativa Japonica Group chromosome 8, ASM3414082v1 DNA window includes the following coding sequences:
- the LOC4344658 gene encoding F-box/LRR-repeat protein At4g14103 isoform X1 yields MPLIQQLLPDTGMSISHCEDNDSDRISNLPDKLLHHVMSYLTAQEAVRTCVLSRRWQNVWSSMMFLHANAAKSSSITSFKKFLDNVLLYRNPVPLKGLWVSAACDNSDDSLDYSDIHRWVHHVLRSNAREVGIFVRCGSKLLSIDGYPFAFNSVHLSKLVLFKFTVNDCFAKKFSSGCPVLKDLVLISCGIDVTMFSSTTLKSFVIHNAEDIEHLPKQIEYLVIEMPNLVTLHIEEIPRRNIHLVDLSSVKEATIYFFEHSFRNSAVDCNILSALSNATSLKLICDSVYDEVSKVLMRDLPRCKAFDNLKRLKLGEWFLRNGCYPLLFLLRYSPHIEKLRLQLTKLGAEEYEKFPTAAAAIDPPCKEAARTFHCEKLTEIEIVYPQGDKRVHIIVRILIANISPLPEIKIKPFPKSGLSW; encoded by the exons ATGCCCCTGATACAACAACTTCTTCCAGATACAGGGATGTCCATCTCTCACTGTGAGGATAATGATTCTGACAGGATCAGCAACCTACCTGACAAGCTGCTGCACCATGTCATGTCCTATCTAACAGCACAAGAGGCAGTGCGGACATGCGTGCTGTCACGGAGGTGGCAGAACGTCTGGTCATCTATGATGTTTCTGCATGCTAACGCAGCCAAGTCCAGCAGCATCACAAGTTTCAAGAAATTTCTCGATAATGTGCTCCTGTACCGCAATCCTGTTCCACTGAAGGGACTTTGGGTTTCTGCCGCCTGCGACAACTCTGATGATTCCCTTGATTATTCCGACATCCATCGATGGGTTCATCATGTTCTTAGGAGCAATGCACGCGAAGTTGGCATATTCGTTCGTTGTGGTTCCAAGCTTCTTTCTATAGATGGTTATCCCTTTGCTTTCAACTCGGTGCACTTGTCTAAGTTGGTGCTTTTCAAGTTTACAGTAAATGACTGTTTTGCCAAGAAGTTTTCTTCTGGTTGCCCGGTTTTGAAGGATCTTGTGTTGATAAGCTGTGGCATCGATGTCACCATGTTTTCCTCAACCACATTGAAGAGTTTCGTCATTCACAATGCAGAAGACATTGAACATCTGCCCAAACAAATTGAGTATCTTGTCATAGAAATGCCAAACTTAGTTACCCTGCATATAGAGGAGATTCCAAGAAGAAATATTCACCTTGTGGACTTGTCGTCAGTGAAAGAGGCCACAATTTACTTTTTTGAACACTCTTTTCGAAATTCCGCTGTTGACTGCAATATTCTCAGTGCTCTTTCAAATGCCACAAGCTTGAAGCTGATATGTGATTCTGTCTATGATGAA GTGTCAAAGGTATTAATGCGTGATCTTCCAAGGTGTAAGGCATTTGACAACCTGAAAAGGTTGAAGCTTGGTGAGTGGTTTCTGAGAAATGGATGCTATCCGCTACTCTTCTTGCTTCGGTACTCACCTCACATAGAAAAACTTCGCCTGCAACTTACCAAG CTTGGAGCTGAGGAGTATGAGAAGTTTCCAACTGCTGCAGCAGCAATAGATCCTCCATGCAAAGAAGCAGCAAGAACGTTTCATTGTGAAAAACTTACAGAGATTGAAATCGTCTACCCTCAGGGCGATAAAAGGGTGCACATCATTGTGAGGATATTGATTGCGAACATTAGCCCTCTCCCTGAAATTAAAATCAAGCCCTTTCCGAAATCCGGATTATCATG GTGA
- the LOC4344658 gene encoding F-box/LRR-repeat protein At4g14103 isoform X2, with protein sequence MSISHCEDNDSDRISNLPDKLLHHVMSYLTAQEAVRTCVLSRRWQNVWSSMMFLHANAAKSSSITSFKKFLDNVLLYRNPVPLKGLWVSAACDNSDDSLDYSDIHRWVHHVLRSNAREVGIFVRCGSKLLSIDGYPFAFNSVHLSKLVLFKFTVNDCFAKKFSSGCPVLKDLVLISCGIDVTMFSSTTLKSFVIHNAEDIEHLPKQIEYLVIEMPNLVTLHIEEIPRRNIHLVDLSSVKEATIYFFEHSFRNSAVDCNILSALSNATSLKLICDSVYDEVSKVLMRDLPRCKAFDNLKRLKLGEWFLRNGCYPLLFLLRYSPHIEKLRLQLTKLGAEEYEKFPTAAAAIDPPCKEAARTFHCEKLTEIEIVYPQGDKRVHIIVRILIANISPLPEIKIKPFPKSGLSW encoded by the exons ATGTCCATCTCTCACTGTGAGGATAATGATTCTGACAGGATCAGCAACCTACCTGACAAGCTGCTGCACCATGTCATGTCCTATCTAACAGCACAAGAGGCAGTGCGGACATGCGTGCTGTCACGGAGGTGGCAGAACGTCTGGTCATCTATGATGTTTCTGCATGCTAACGCAGCCAAGTCCAGCAGCATCACAAGTTTCAAGAAATTTCTCGATAATGTGCTCCTGTACCGCAATCCTGTTCCACTGAAGGGACTTTGGGTTTCTGCCGCCTGCGACAACTCTGATGATTCCCTTGATTATTCCGACATCCATCGATGGGTTCATCATGTTCTTAGGAGCAATGCACGCGAAGTTGGCATATTCGTTCGTTGTGGTTCCAAGCTTCTTTCTATAGATGGTTATCCCTTTGCTTTCAACTCGGTGCACTTGTCTAAGTTGGTGCTTTTCAAGTTTACAGTAAATGACTGTTTTGCCAAGAAGTTTTCTTCTGGTTGCCCGGTTTTGAAGGATCTTGTGTTGATAAGCTGTGGCATCGATGTCACCATGTTTTCCTCAACCACATTGAAGAGTTTCGTCATTCACAATGCAGAAGACATTGAACATCTGCCCAAACAAATTGAGTATCTTGTCATAGAAATGCCAAACTTAGTTACCCTGCATATAGAGGAGATTCCAAGAAGAAATATTCACCTTGTGGACTTGTCGTCAGTGAAAGAGGCCACAATTTACTTTTTTGAACACTCTTTTCGAAATTCCGCTGTTGACTGCAATATTCTCAGTGCTCTTTCAAATGCCACAAGCTTGAAGCTGATATGTGATTCTGTCTATGATGAA GTGTCAAAGGTATTAATGCGTGATCTTCCAAGGTGTAAGGCATTTGACAACCTGAAAAGGTTGAAGCTTGGTGAGTGGTTTCTGAGAAATGGATGCTATCCGCTACTCTTCTTGCTTCGGTACTCACCTCACATAGAAAAACTTCGCCTGCAACTTACCAAG CTTGGAGCTGAGGAGTATGAGAAGTTTCCAACTGCTGCAGCAGCAATAGATCCTCCATGCAAAGAAGCAGCAAGAACGTTTCATTGTGAAAAACTTACAGAGATTGAAATCGTCTACCCTCAGGGCGATAAAAGGGTGCACATCATTGTGAGGATATTGATTGCGAACATTAGCCCTCTCCCTGAAATTAAAATCAAGCCCTTTCCGAAATCCGGATTATCATG GTGA